One genomic segment of Syntrophales bacterium includes these proteins:
- a CDS encoding glycosyltransferase: protein MKILFSGHHNPHFLTITEYLEKAIRSLGHELVIFEDRRHLIPGRIRGKLPFLERFDLQIINQRLLKMAGEARPDLAIVTGGHRILPETVEKMKKLGTRAVLWTIDAPIDFQPLLAAAPVYDHLFCQGTEAIELFSKAGITNTRWLPMACDPDFHHPVDIGASAREKYGNDIVFVGSFYPERARLFEKLAEFDFAIWGPGWENLSSSSPLRRCVRAAHTTLAEWVKIYSAGKIVLATHYHDPQSSFPVYQASPRIFEALACGAFVICDQQRDVFALFEEGKHLASFSDINDLKEKINFYLNHPEARKTIAEAGQREVVANHTYIHRIKELLATIGLNL, encoded by the coding sequence ATGAAAATCCTCTTTTCCGGCCATCATAATCCTCATTTTCTGACTATTACCGAGTACCTGGAAAAGGCCATCCGATCGCTGGGGCATGAGCTGGTTATCTTTGAGGATCGGCGGCATCTTATCCCCGGACGGATCAGGGGGAAATTGCCATTTCTGGAACGGTTTGATTTGCAGATCATCAACCAGCGGCTGCTGAAGATGGCCGGGGAAGCCAGACCGGATTTGGCGATCGTAACGGGTGGGCATCGGATTTTACCGGAAACGGTCGAAAAAATGAAAAAGCTGGGGACGAGAGCGGTTTTATGGACGATTGATGCACCTATTGATTTTCAGCCGCTCCTTGCCGCCGCGCCTGTTTACGATCATCTCTTCTGCCAGGGTACAGAGGCCATCGAGCTGTTTTCGAAAGCGGGCATAACAAACACCCGCTGGCTGCCGATGGCCTGCGATCCTGATTTTCACCATCCGGTTGACATCGGCGCGTCTGCTCGTGAAAAATACGGAAACGACATCGTTTTTGTCGGCTCTTTTTATCCGGAACGGGCGAGGTTATTTGAAAAATTAGCTGAATTTGATTTTGCGATATGGGGGCCGGGCTGGGAAAATCTTTCTTCCTCATCGCCGCTTCGCCGCTGTGTTCGCGCCGCTCATACGACGCTTGCGGAATGGGTTAAAATATACAGCGCCGGGAAAATCGTCCTGGCCACCCATTATCATGACCCCCAGAGCAGCTTCCCCGTCTATCAGGCCAGCCCCCGCATTTTTGAGGCGCTGGCCTGCGGCGCTTTCGTAATCTGCGATCAACAGCGGGACGTCTTTGCGCTTTTCGAGGAGGGAAAACACCTGGCATCATTCTCTGATATTAATGATCTCAAAGAGAAAATTAACTTTTATCTGAACCATCCGGAGGCAAGAAAGAC
- a CDS encoding glycosyltransferase family 4 protein, which translates to MVKKRLIHVVASTGVSGVTAVIRFLSLGMMERGWVVYFVHYGNNDGFCEALANQDVHVVNIKPLPRFIQPLRTYWLIRNMKNILAGISPSIIHAHSFDADLISARAALGHRIPLLVTCHSRSYVGWVKEHIRQYEQLDRYIGRYVCVSNLLQKELSAVHTLSRDRIQTIYNAPDISFFEPVTLIEREKSRGKLGILSDELVITCVANYHPVKGQEVLAEAFARLTKNHNNRLILVGSENHRYNGDSIKQKVTDILEKAGLMNRCLMIEDCHDVRPFLAASDIYVQPSHQEGLSVALGEAFACGLPAVVTSAGGNPEMVSVGQNGFVVSPAHPGEMAAAIEALAENKDTRKNMGAQSLQFAKKYLHPDVILKAYWELYDELSKKAENKIDENPLFRPS; encoded by the coding sequence ATGGTGAAGAAGAGATTGATTCATGTTGTTGCTTCGACCGGCGTTAGCGGTGTCACCGCCGTTATCAGATTTCTATCGCTAGGCATGATGGAACGAGGATGGGTGGTCTATTTCGTTCATTATGGTAATAATGATGGATTTTGTGAAGCTCTTGCAAACCAGGATGTTCACGTTGTTAATATAAAACCTCTGCCTCGATTTATCCAGCCTTTGCGAACATATTGGCTGATTCGGAATATGAAAAATATATTGGCCGGCATATCCCCGTCAATCATTCATGCCCACTCGTTCGATGCCGATCTGATTTCTGCCCGGGCTGCGCTTGGTCATCGAATTCCCCTCCTGGTGACCTGCCATAGCCGCTCGTATGTCGGATGGGTAAAAGAGCATATCCGTCAATATGAGCAGCTCGATCGTTACATTGGCAGGTATGTCTGCGTCAGCAACCTGCTGCAAAAGGAACTCTCTGCAGTCCATACTCTGAGTCGTGATCGCATACAAACGATCTATAATGCCCCAGATATCAGTTTTTTTGAGCCGGTTACGCTAATAGAAAGGGAAAAATCCAGGGGGAAATTGGGTATTCTGTCCGACGAGCTTGTTATCACCTGTGTGGCAAATTACCATCCCGTAAAAGGTCAGGAGGTCCTTGCCGAGGCGTTTGCCAGGCTGACAAAAAATCACAATAACCGACTTATCCTTGTGGGAAGTGAAAATCACCGCTACAACGGAGACTCCATAAAGCAGAAAGTGACTGATATTTTAGAAAAAGCCGGACTTATGAACAGATGTCTGATGATTGAGGATTGCCATGATGTACGGCCCTTCTTGGCCGCGTCGGATATTTACGTTCAGCCTTCTCATCAGGAAGGTTTAAGCGTGGCTCTTGGAGAGGCGTTTGCCTGTGGACTGCCCGCTGTAGTAACGTCCGCTGGCGGAAATCCTGAAATGGTATCCGTCGGTCAGAATGGTTTTGTCGTTTCTCCCGCGCATCCCGGGGAAATGGCTGCCGCAATAGAAGCTTTGGCCGAAAACAAGGATACAAGAAAAAACATGGGTGCGCAATCGTTGCAATTTGCAAAGAAATACCTTCATCCCGATGTTATTTTAAAAGCGTATTGGGAGTTATATGATGAACTTTCCAAAAAGGCTGAAAATAAAATAGATGAAAATCCTCTTTTCCGGCCATCATAA